In Deinococcus sp. QL22, the following are encoded in one genomic region:
- a CDS encoding response regulator → MTPQPDLRLSVPTSSTPIEILLVEDSEPDIILTQEAFAEAGVTNNLHVTRDGVEALEFLRREGPYRLVPRPDVILLDINMPRMNGLEVLSAIKRDPNLMTIPTIMLTTSAADEDILRSYQAHAASYVVKPIEFDTFYAAIHALGRYMLSIVRAPGPD, encoded by the coding sequence ATGACCCCTCAGCCCGACCTCAGACTTTCAGTACCGACGTCCAGCACACCCATCGAAATCCTGTTGGTCGAGGACAGCGAACCCGATATCATCCTGACCCAGGAAGCCTTTGCCGAAGCTGGTGTCACCAACAACTTGCACGTTACCCGTGACGGCGTAGAAGCCCTCGAATTCTTGCGCCGAGAAGGGCCATACCGCCTTGTGCCGCGCCCAGACGTGATTTTACTGGATATCAATATGCCGCGTATGAACGGTCTAGAAGTACTGTCGGCCATCAAGCGCGACCCGAATCTGATGACTATACCCACCATCATGCTGACCACCAGCGCCGCCGATGAGGACATTTTGCGGTCTTATCAGGCGCACGCGGCCAGTTATGTGGTCAAACCGATTGAGTTCGATACGTTTTACGCCGCCATTCACGCACTGGGCCGTTACATGCTGAGCATCGTGCGTGCGCCGGGGCCAGACTGA
- the argC gene encoding N-acetyl-gamma-glutamyl-phosphate reductase, with protein sequence MASSDLGNKAMSVAIVGGSGYAGGEFLRLALGHPHLNVTQVTSERSAGQPVALVHPNLRGRTNLKFRKAAELEEADIIVLALPHGSAAGRIAEFEGKGRVIVDLSADFRLKDPEVFRQAYGEAHPAPDALSNWVYGNPELHREELRTATRIACAGCFATSVILALYPLLKLGVLLPRDIIATGLVGSSAAGASSSDASHHPERAGSLRVYKPVGHRHTAEVQQELPGHFPIHLTAISTPRVRGILSTIQAWIPDGYSDRDVWSAYREVYAAEPFIRIVKVARGIHRYPDPMLLNGTNYCDLGFEMDMDSGRVVLMSAIDNLVKGTAGHAIQCLNIAHGWEETTGLEFTGLHPA encoded by the coding sequence ATGGCTTCATCTGATCTGGGCAACAAGGCAATGAGCGTGGCAATTGTGGGCGGCAGCGGGTACGCGGGCGGGGAATTTTTGCGACTGGCGCTGGGGCATCCTCATCTGAACGTGACACAGGTGACGAGCGAGCGCAGTGCGGGGCAGCCGGTGGCGCTGGTGCATCCCAATTTGCGCGGGCGCACCAATCTCAAGTTCCGAAAGGCCGCCGAGCTGGAGGAAGCCGACATTATTGTGCTGGCCCTCCCACACGGCAGCGCAGCGGGCCGCATCGCCGAATTTGAGGGCAAGGGCCGCGTGATCGTAGACCTCAGCGCCGACTTCCGGCTCAAAGACCCCGAAGTGTTCCGGCAAGCCTACGGGGAAGCGCACCCGGCCCCCGACGCCCTGAGCAACTGGGTGTACGGAAATCCTGAACTGCACCGCGAGGAACTCCGCACGGCCACCCGGATCGCCTGCGCGGGTTGCTTCGCCACCTCCGTGATTCTGGCGCTGTACCCGCTGCTGAAGTTGGGCGTGCTGCTTCCCAGAGACATCATTGCCACCGGGCTGGTGGGCAGCAGCGCGGCGGGGGCCAGCAGTTCAGACGCCTCGCACCACCCGGAGCGGGCCGGAAGCCTGCGTGTGTACAAGCCCGTCGGCCACCGCCATACCGCCGAGGTGCAGCAGGAACTCCCCGGCCATTTTCCCATTCACCTGACCGCCATCAGCACGCCCCGTGTGCGCGGCATTCTGTCCACCATTCAGGCGTGGATTCCCGACGGCTACAGCGACCGTGACGTCTGGAGCGCCTACCGCGAGGTGTACGCCGCCGAACCATTTATCCGGATCGTGAAGGTGGCACGCGGCATTCACCGCTACCCCGACCCGATGTTGCTGAACGGCACCAATTACTGCGATCTGGGGTTCGAGATGGATATGGATTCGGGCCGCGTGGTGCTGATGAGTGCCATAGACAATCTGGTGAAGGGCACCGCGGGCCACGCCATCCAGTGCCTCAACATCGCGCATGGGTGGGAAGAAACGACGGGGTTGGAGTTCACGGGATTGCACCCCGCCTAG
- a CDS encoding NUDIX hydrolase, protein MTLKLMADYHCFPLWKPDGDNLDPATLGVPTALAARLEAWADTFDSTLNRADPMSPLPMRATFLGAGENEDAAFEREGHALWWALRAALPGQQVGYFSTLLGRVIEAGDDELLDRLDDAGEVTGVLWRSVSDGVKGVRGVNAFFRNSAGQLLLPRRAAHKPRWPGALDFSVGGYTLAGESLDESFVREAREELNVNVAALGWHVLGDLSPFDTGVSCFMRIYEVDMNDLPHQNPDDFNGADWLTPEQLLERAAKGEMLKPDLLKVIDLVYAKQ, encoded by the coding sequence TTGACGCTCAAGCTGATGGCCGACTACCACTGTTTTCCGCTGTGGAAACCGGACGGAGATAACCTTGACCCGGCCACGCTGGGGGTACCAACTGCGCTGGCAGCGAGGCTGGAAGCTTGGGCCGATACCTTCGATTCCACGCTCAATAGGGCCGATCCCATGTCGCCCTTACCAATGCGGGCCACCTTTTTGGGAGCAGGCGAGAACGAAGACGCCGCTTTCGAGCGCGAAGGCCATGCGCTGTGGTGGGCGTTGCGGGCAGCATTGCCGGGGCAACAAGTGGGCTATTTCAGTACGCTGCTGGGGCGAGTGATAGAGGCTGGCGACGACGAATTGCTGGACAGGTTAGACGATGCCGGAGAGGTCACGGGCGTGCTGTGGCGTTCTGTATCGGACGGCGTGAAAGGCGTGCGGGGCGTCAACGCCTTCTTCCGAAATAGTGCGGGCCAACTGCTGCTTCCGCGCCGTGCGGCACACAAACCGCGCTGGCCGGGGGCGCTGGATTTCAGCGTGGGCGGCTACACGCTGGCGGGCGAATCGTTGGACGAATCCTTTGTCCGTGAAGCCCGCGAGGAACTGAATGTGAATGTGGCCGCCCTGGGATGGCACGTGCTGGGTGATCTCTCGCCGTTTGATACAGGTGTGAGCTGCTTTATGCGGATTTACGAGGTGGATATGAACGACTTGCCCCACCAGAATCCCGACGACTTTAACGGGGCTGACTGGCTGACGCCGGAGCAACTGCTGGAGCGGGCTGCGAAAGGCGAAATGCTGAAGCCCGACCTTCTGAAGGTCATTGACCTTGTGTATGCCAAGCAGTAA